The genomic window CACCGTGGCTTGGCTAAGGTGCACCGCGGCGGCGAGTTGTTTGGGAGAGGCCGTGCCCAGCCGCTGCAGTTCCTGCAGAACCGCCAGTTGGGGGCCGGTTAAACCGTAAGCGCTGACCAGGCTTCGCGAATGCAAATCGACGGCGCGGATGATTTTTCGAATCGCAGCGACGATTTGATCTTCGTGCGAAAGTGGGCGGGGGGCTGGGGGTGGAGCGGGCGTTGGCGGCGAGGGCGAATTCATGAATTCATAACCGCGCAGGGCGGCGAGGGAGTTGGCATGGGGCGATGGACGCAGTTTAGATAGTGCTTTCAACGCTAAGCAAATTCTGTTAGCCTGTGAAGATCGGAGACAGTCTCGGCTGGCAAGTTTGAGGCCATTTTCCGAAATTCAGCAAAGTGGGGATGCTTTCAACGCTAATGATGAGCGGCCCGCTTTGGTACGTAAAACGCAATTCTCAGGAGACTTACGGCTTGATGGATGATCCAATCGAAACG from Roseimaritima ulvae includes these protein-coding regions:
- a CDS encoding MarR family winged helix-turn-helix transcriptional regulator, with the translated sequence MKALSKLRPSPHANSLAALRGYEFMNSPSPPTPAPPPAPRPLSHEDQIVAAIRKIIRAVDLHSRSLVSAYGLTGPQLAVLQELQRLGTASPKQLAAAVHLSQATVTGILKRLEARDLVNRQPSSADRRSVQIAISEHGSEVLASSPSLMQDRFRDSLSSLQSWERTQILATLQRVAALMDADGIDAAPHLTPGEITEPH